GCCTCTGAGAATTTTCTTAAGATgtatgtaaataatttaatatattgttttgttttaaatctaagtccatttatttaattatatggtTTGAATTctacataaaaatatatcttatcaatctaagatattatatttttatatatttaaaatattcttattacgaatattttttaatagtgcgttttaatgaaattagtaGATTTAACAACAATCGgcataaatattaataaaagtaacaatataatttaatttatatatttctaaaattataggaatctttaaaaaataaaaaataaatagtgtGATagattaaaatctaaaaaaactACCTTAGTTTTTTACTAATGTGTGAACATTAATCTAAAACGACTCCATAAAACAATGTCATAGACTTACATGTTTAagaaaatgtcttaaaataatacaaagaaaatattaaaataaacacaaGTAAATAGTGTTCTATACTAATCTAAAATCTACGAAATTAAATGCAATTACCCTATGCAAGTTTGACGTTTTTACTTGTGATGTCACCATCAACTATACAcgggtgtcttgcctttatctgaaatataaaagtagcacatgacttgagtattttaagaaatagttAATGATTCCATTATTGGAGTCAGGAAATGCAAATACATGCAATTAATAATTAGGGACgtatcatttaaaatcatcATAGAGGTGATCTTCTATccgaaaaaaaattagatgtgtagtactttcctaCACACAACACACATGTGCGAGCGTGGGCCCACCAGGTTGGCTTGAACACCCCCAGGGTCTGCATGATCGAGCTAGTTGGTTGTAGTCGAACATCTGGAGGTACAACAAACCATCGTATATCATGCAaaacatgatgatgatcatcatcatagtgtacatGTCTATACTCGTCATAAGAGGGGAAGTATTACAATGtaaatgaacatacaatatacatgaggtccctatccttttcatcttaaatcatTCATGCGACACAACCCCCCACATCCTTAACATATTACCCTAGgtaacatgcatacataaactttcatacattcatcattcataacaCTACTTAGGGGTTGGGTATAACAAAACTCTTCATTGTCATAGTGTAATATGACATCTCATACATGTACATCATCGTAATATGAGATATCATCATACTATGACATGTCTCATCATACATCTCAtgtcatcatatcataatacatcatcatcataatatatCATAGCATCATAATACATCACATCACTATAATACTTCAAATCTTCAgagagtatttaaaaaaaatattcttaaatttaaaaaaaaattgatcaatactatagaattaaaaaaaaagtacatttaTTGTCAATATATGAAGTAtcacgtttcaaaaatacgTAGAAACGTTccaaaatatcattaatatcTCATAGATTAtcgttatgttatgtgaatatcaatcaaaattttaaaagtaataagagtttaagttgaaaactatttttaattttgttaaaaagttGGTGTAATTGAAAATTACCTTTGGGGaggaaaatagaaatatatagaGAGGAAGGACTATATTGCAATACAATCAAAGCAAAGGGACTgaaatgtaaaattataaaataaattaaataaaaaaaaaaaaagatggttGAAGGGTATTATAGGCATTTAGAGAAAAATGTCATTATCAGAGAGCTTGGCCGAAAATCCCATCTCCAACCCCACCGTTCCGCGtctctctttcattctctctctaccagtaaaaaaaaacaacggtgggtttctttctctcacttcatcttcctctctctctctctctctctctctctctctctctctctctctctctctctctagaaattCTAGCTGGGAATTTTTCCCCGCCATTCGATCGACCTTGCTACGACTAGataatttgaaggaaattttgaagattttgtgaAAATGGCGTTGCACCACTATCCACTGTCCGATCCCCTCTGCTCGATCTGTTTCTGACACTGAATGTACCACCGCCTGTGAGACTCTGTGGTCCTTaattttcctaattttcatcctcattatgattttcttttcttttcttttctttaccttTCAGGAACCTGTTTGAAATTGCCCTCAATTTGGGAGCGGTTTCCGGattttgtttcattctctGATTTTGCGTTTCCTTGGGGTTTCGTTGGAGTCTGAGAGGGACTCTGTGTTGTGCGTTTCTTCATTTTCGGttagtattttgtttagtGTTGTTTATCTGTAAGTTATGCTGCTGAATCTGTGTTAAGATTTAGATCGGAACGTGGTAgttgtttgagaataatttTTGTGGATTTGTCATCTAATGTTGCGAGGCTCATTTGGTTGATTTGAATGAGTAGGAATGAGCAGGAATTTGGGGTGTGGTCTTGGAAATGCCGAAACATAGGATGAAATGAGTCAGACAGAAGTATCAAGGATTAAACCCCCTCTCGTTCCGCTTGCTACCTTGATTGGTCGCGAGCTGAGGAACGAGAGGGTTGAGAAACCTTTTGTGAAGTATGGACAGGCTGCTTTGGCAAAGAAAGGAGAGGACTACTTTCTGATTAAGCTTGATTACCACCGTATTCCTGGAAACCCTTCTACtgcattttctgtttttgcgGTATTATTTCCTTTCATAACTTTTTGTGCTCTTAGTTATCTAATACTTTAGTTATTGTGCTACTTGAGTTCTATGATTACTGGGGAACTGGCTTCTATTTGCAGATTTTTGATGGGCATAATGGCATATCAGCCGCTATCTTTGCAAAGGAACATTTACTGGGTAATGTTTTAAGTGCAATTCCTCAAGGGGCCAGTCGAGAAAAATGGCTACAAGCCCTTCCTCGAGCATTAGTTGCTGGTTTTGTCAAAACTGACATAGAGTTTCAGCAAAAAGGTATGTGGCATGTCGTCTATCggtgttcttcttcttgaataCACAATGCCATTATGTGACATGTAATCTTATCTTACTTGCAGGGGAAACTTCTGGAACTACTGTTACATTTGTTGTGATTGATGGGTGGACTGTTACAGTGGCGTCCGTGGGAGATTCACGGTGCATATTAGACACCCAAGGAGGTGTGGTTTCTCTATTGACGGTTGATCATAGGCTGGAGGAAAATGAGGAAGAGAGGAAACGTGTAACTGCGAGTGGTGGTGAGGTTGGGAGGCTCAATGTTTTCGGCGGCAATGAGGTTTAATGTTATGCATCTCTGCTAACTCTAGTCATACATGATAATGTTTTTGGTCCCTTATGTGACTTCCATTTACAGGTCGGTCCTCTCCGCTGCTGGCCTGGTGGCTTATGTCTTTCTAGGTCCATTGGTGATACAGATGTAGGAGAATATATTGTCCCGATACCGCATGTTAAGCAAGTGAAGGTGACCTCTCAATCTATCAGTAGTTGTTCGACTACTTATTCAGAACGTGCCTTGACTGACTACTCTGCTATGTTTTCCTAATTGGTTATGCAGCTTTCTAATGCTGGCGGACGACTAATAATTGCTTCTGATGGTATATGGGATGCTTTATCGTCTGATATGGCTGCAAAGTCTTGTCGTGGTTTACCTGCAGAGCTTGCTGCTAAGCTAGTCGTGAAGGTGAGTTTTAATTGTAGACTTTAATGGTATGGTATGGGATCAATGTTCTAAAAGGCTTTGAAGGTTTTTTATTCCTTGAGGCAAGACTCAACATTTCGGTCTCGAACCATAGGTCTTTTTATGAtgataaaaactaaaagaacaaGTTGATTCTGTTTGTGTGTTTAGATTGAGGATTACTTACACCACAGTTCTTTGAAAAAACTGCCTTTAGCCTTTTGGAACATTGATAGgagtttcatttcttttcaatccTGTCAATATTTTGATCGACTCGTATTGTAGGAGGCTCTGCGGTCGAGGGGGTTGAAGGATGATACAACTTGCTTAGTTGTTGATATCATACCATCCGAGCAACCTATATTATTACCACCAACTCCAAGGACGAAGCAAAATGTGCTCACCACACTCTTTGGGAAGAAATATCAAAACTCTTTGGGCAAATCTGCAAATAAACTTTCTGCTGTTGGAGTGGTGGAGGAATTGTTTGAAGAAGGTTCCGCTATGCTTGCTGAAAGGTATAATTGAtgcatttcttctttcttttgtttattccCTTTTGCTCTTGAAGCATGGTATGTTGTCTGAGCTCGGACGACGGTTTCCTAGGATTATTCTATTCGCTTGGTATATATCGTACTTCAATAAACCAAATAATATCATAGTGTGGAGTTTAACTTGGACTCTTGGTTCTTCCTAACTTGTTATATTGATAGAAATAGTGGTATTAAGATAGTTTCCTAGGATTGTTCTCTTCATTGTAGATTTATTATACTGTAATTAACGAAAgacctttgattttctttcgTTGTTGAAAAATCTATCTCTGTTCCTAACTGTTATATTAATAGAAAACTGCTGAATTCTGGTgtaattattgtaatttctatCCAAAAGTGACTTGAAACATGTTCACTTATAATGGAAATGCAGGTTAGGCAAAGATTTAGCGTCAGATCCAAACTCAGGGATCTTCAAATGTGCAGTTTGTCAAGTGGATCAACCCCCAAATGAAAACTTGTCGATGAATTCGGGGCCTTTCTTTTCGCCATCGTCAAAGCCATGGGAAGGTCCGTTCCTCTGTGCAACATGTCGAAGAAAGAAAGACGCCATGGAAGGAAAAAGGGCGACAAAACCTACAATAACCGTCTAGTAATTTATCCATCCCATAACATAGTATATGTTGATAACtccatataatttttttttcttttttcttttttcctcatcTGGCAGTGTGAGCATGCTTGTTTTTTGGCTTTCCCTGTGGTGATTGTTATAGATGCGTGTAAGAAAATGAGAGGGTtgagataaaaagaaagagttggtagaagaagaaagatgttTTGGAGACACTTCTAAAAAGCTTGCCTTTCATTTGGTTTCTTGCTCAGCTGTTGGACTGACTCACTCACTGACTGACTGACTGAGAAGATagaaaaaacatgaatttcAGAGAAAATTGTAGATTGCATAGTGTGATTGTTCCATTGTCTTAGCATTCTATATCAACATCTGCTCTTCAAGTTTGCTTCATAATTTGCAACCATGTCATAGCCATTGcttcaattataatttttcttataacTCAAGACTGCTAGTTTCTCTTTAAACCCGCCTTAATCaacaaaatgagagagagacagaATACTGAAGATTGTGTTAGCATGATTCGAACGTAATTCGAACGTGATTCGAATGAGGACACCCGAGTTATAGGTTGGTAATTGGTTTATTAAGTAAGATTGAAAGGCTTACGAGTGGTTGCAGTTCAATCGGATCAAACTATTAACTATAGAGTGTAGTTTGTAGGCAACTTTGTACAAGTAGATCTTAATCAAACTATTAACTATAGAGTGTAGTTTGTAGGCAACTTTGTACAAGTAGATCTTAGACTCTGTTTGTTCAGATATTCAAGTacgcttaatttttttaatgtatgaaaaaataattcaatttaaaacaataaaccattatgaaaaatttagaatacaatAAATCACTATAATAGTTTTGAaatcaaatatgaaaaagttagaaaatataacaacTGATGTTCGGTCGAACTCAACCTACTCCATTTCTCGAACGTctcttgagaatttgaataaaaattttccAGCTTTCTTGACTCTTTCCACAGTGCACCGTGTTTTTTACGAATTAagtattgaaatttttgtaaagaACACCACCACaactttctaaaataataGATGAAGATGTTGTGAATAAAGGAAACACTttcaaagtttcaattttttttttagaataatagttatataatataataattgtaaTGACCATAGattttctacttaatctaGAATCGTTGTTGTACATATAATGAACATTTAATGCGGAgtgaaactttataataaaacgTGATTGTGATCTTGCATGTCTCCTCTAAGgtcttt
This sequence is a window from Cucurbita pepo subsp. pepo cultivar mu-cu-16 chromosome LG04, ASM280686v2, whole genome shotgun sequence. Protein-coding genes within it:
- the LOC111792756 gene encoding probable protein phosphatase 2C 5; protein product: MSQTEVSRIKPPLVPLATLIGRELRNERVEKPFVKYGQAALAKKGEDYFLIKLDYHRIPGNPSTAFSVFAIFDGHNGISAAIFAKEHLLGNVLSAIPQGASREKWLQALPRALVAGFVKTDIEFQQKGETSGTTVTFVVIDGWTVTVASVGDSRCILDTQGGVVSLLTVDHRLEENEEERKRVTASGGEVGRLNVFGGNEVGPLRCWPGGLCLSRSIGDTDVGEYIVPIPHVKQVKLSNAGGRLIIASDGIWDALSSDMAAKSCRGLPAELAAKLVVKEALRSRGLKDDTTCLVVDIIPSEQPILLPPTPRTKQNVLTTLFGKKYQNSLGKSANKLSAVGVVEELFEEGSAMLAERLGKDLASDPNSGIFKCAVCQVDQPPNENLSMNSGPFFSPSSKPWEGPFLCATCRRKKDAMEGKRATKPTITV